From the Lysinibacillus fusiformis genome, the window TGTTTACTACTAATTTTATGGCGAGGAGTTATCACTCATCGTTTCTTCATATTTTTCACAACTGTTAGTATGAAATAAAAGGAAAAAACACTTTTGTAGAATGGTTGATTGGAGAGGAGCCAGCGTCACTCCTAGGGGATTTAGCGTCGCAGAGGAGACCCTGGAGCGAACGGAAGTGAGTGAAGCGGCTCATCGGATGCCCCCTGGAAAGGACGCTAGCGGAACGGAAATCAACCTCTCGCCTTATGAAAAGGTCTTTTTCTGCTAGTAACTTTATCCTTTTTAACAACAGTAAATGGCTACCTCAATTAGAAGAGGCAGCCATTTGCTGTTATTTCACGGTATTAATGAATTTAATGTAATCCTTGCTAATATATCCTGGTTCAGTATTTAGTTTATCCGAAACAACTTGATACCAACCGTTTGAGCTTGTATCTGTGACAATGACCGGCATATTACTTTTACTAAATGTGAAGAGTGGACTTTGACTTGTTGATGCATCTGCACGAACATTTAGTCCAGCTGTTGTTGTGAGTGCAATTTTATAAGGATTATTCGCATCTTTAAAGCCTAAAGCTTTTTCTGCACGATAATAATGTCCAGCAACTTTGGCGCCCCAGAATGGATCTGAAGCGTATTTTACGTTGAAGCCAATAGCCTTAGAGCCAACAACTGCGCCATTCGTATAACGTCCGCCTGGCGTGATATAATTTGGCTGTAAGAATTTTTCAACCAACTCATTAATATTAGCTTCGACACTATCAAACTTCTTGTTCAGTGGATTTGTATCATAGACATATAATCCAAATAGATTGTTTAGGTTTTGAGCGTGATCACTCATACCATAGGCACTCTCATGCTGTGCTAGAGATAAAATAAGCATAGCATTGATATGAGAATTTGCTTCCACGTCTTTTAATACAGAACCTAAGCCAAGTAGCTTACTTTTAGTTGTGGCATTTTTATAAATCGAAGCACCAGAGCTTTCAACCTCTGCTAATTTTTCCACAATATATTGATCTAGCTCTTCTACTGTATATTGAGTTGTTGCACGGGCTGGTAAGAATTGATAGTAGTTATAGGCTTCTCCTTTTGAAGAACCATCAGCATTGGTAAAGTTAATGCCATCCCAGCTAAAGTATTTCTCACCCTGCTTCATAAAGCTAGGTGCCTTGCCATACACGTAACTAGCTGAATATTTATTTGTTTTATAATCATATAAGGTATGTTTTATTTCACCATATTCATTTGTGTAATAAGAACGGCCTTTCACTAAAGTAGAAGGAATTAAGTTAACGTCTGCCTGCTTTAAATAGCCAGTATGACCAGCTAAGCGTACTTTTACTTGTGTGGCATCACTACCTAGATACTCCATTTCTGTATTACCAGCAACTGCGATTTGATCCTTTATGGTTTCAGAATTCAGTGCCACATAATTATTCGTTACAACATAACCTGAAGTCATTTTGATAATTTTATTATTTTGAGTAATCACTAAAGAATTATTCGTCATCGCTTTTTCAGCTGCTTCAAAGCTAGTAAAGGTTTGCTTGTCTACTAGATTACCATTTGAAATTTCTTTGACGATATATGCGGTAGTATTACCGTTATTACCAGTATTATTATTGTTCTCATTATTATTAGTATTACCGTTATTCTCGGAGTTACCGTTGTTTTCATTTTTACCAGCGTCAACCTGATCAGCAAGAAGGATTAATCGTAAGATAAATGTTGACGCTTCACCAATTGTGGCATTGTCTCTAGGTAAAAACATGCCATTGGAGCTTCCTTTAATAAGTCCTAATTGTGCACCGATTGCAACATCTTGACGGAAATCTTTAAAAATAGTGGTATTGTCTTTGAAGGTAATAGAAGAAGTACCTTTTGGTATTTTTAAATAATCAACAGCTCTGATTAGCATAACTGCCATATGCTCTCTTGAAATACGGTCATCCGGCTTAAATGAGCCATCCGTATAGCCAGTAATAATTCCAGCAGTAGCAGCAAGCTTAATTTCATTTGCAAATAAATATGTGTCTGAGACATCTGTAAACGTTATCTCGTTCTTTGCGTCCAAATCTAACGCTTTTGCTATGTATGTGGCGAATTCACCGCGTGTCACCGTAGCATTTGGACGATAGCTACCATTTGCATCTTTCAGCAATGCATCTTTCTGAATTAAATAGCGCAGACCACTCTCGTGCATATGTCCTGATAGCTCATCTGCATAGACCGATTGGGGTTGCCAAATGACTAGACTAACAAGCATCATGAGCAACATAAAAATTGATAGTTTTTTCATAGTTTTACCCTCCTAAACTGATATCATTTTAACAAAGTTACACAATCAAGATAAGGGTCAAATGTTAGAAATACCATAAAATATACCAGCCTTTTATAGGCAATAAGTATGCTTTTATATTTTGATGGGAGAGTTAGTTTAAAATAGGGGAGGGGAAGTGAATCGAAATTCACATGAGTTTCTTCTATTATATATGTCCTTTGTGTTGTCCATAAAAATAATGCCGTACATTGTGTGCTAAGAAACAATGTACGGCATTTTATTGGGATAATAATTAAAGCATTTCTGAAGTTGTTTTTGCTTGCATATGCAGTTGTAGGTAGTCTGGGCCACCTGCTTTTGAATCTGTACCTGACATGTTGAAGCCACCAAATGGTTGGTAACCAACGATTGCGCCTGTACAGCCACGGTTGAAGTAAAGGTTTCCTACATGGAATTCTTCACGCGCTTTTTCTAGGTTCACACGGTTAGTTGTGATAACAGCACCTGTTAAACCGTATTCTGTATCGTTTGCAATTTCAATTGCGTGATCGAAATCTTTTGCTTTTGCAATCGCTACGACTGGTCCGAAGATTTCTTCTTTCATAATACGTGCAGAAGGCTCTACGTCCGCGAATACAGTTGGTTGTACGAAGTAACCGACTGTATCATCCGCTGTACCACCAGCTACTAGGCGACCTTCGCCTTTACCGATTTCGATGTATTCCGTAATTTTATTGAATGCTGCTTGGTCGATTACTGTTGCCATGAAATTGCTGAAATCTGTTGGATCTCCCACTGTTAGAGCGTTTGTTAACTCTTCTACACGGTTCACCACTTGGTCATATACATCTTCTACGATAACAGCACGAGAACATGCTGAACATTTTTGACCAGAGAAGCCAAATGCTGATTTCACGATTGATTGTGCAGCTAATTCTAAATCTGCTTCTTTATCGACTACGATTGTATCTTTACCGCCCATTTCAGCGATAACGCGTTTAATCCAAATTTGACCGTCATTTAACACAGATGCACGTTGGTTGATACGTAAGCCGACATCACGTGAACCTGTGAAGCTGATGAAGCGTGTTTTTGGATGATCAACTAAGTAGTCACCTACTTCAGCACCAGAACCTGGTACGAAGTTCACTGCACCTGCTGGAAGGCCTGCTTCTTCTAATACTTCGATAAATTTATACGCCACAACTGGAGTTGTTGAAGCTGGTTTTAATAAAACTGTGTTCCCTGTTACTAAAGCAGCTACTGTTGTACCAGCCATAATTGCAAATGGGAAATTCCAAGGTGAGATGACGATACCAATTCCTAGTGGAATATAGTCATAACGGTTGTATTCACCTGGACGGCTTTCTACTGGTTGACCGTTTTTAATGCGTAGCATTTG encodes:
- the pruA gene encoding L-glutamate gamma-semialdehyde dehydrogenase → MIPYKHEPFTDFSQEANYNAYVEALNKVEGYLGQDYPLIIGGERITTEDKIVSYNPAKKTEVIGRVSKASKDLAEKAMQAADETFKTWKKVDPAIRADVLFKAAAIIRRRKHEFSALLTKEAGKPWAEADADTAEAIDFLEYYGRQMLRIKNGQPVESRPGEYNRYDYIPLGIGIVISPWNFPFAIMAGTTVAALVTGNTVLLKPASTTPVVAYKFIEVLEEAGLPAGAVNFVPGSGAEVGDYLVDHPKTRFISFTGSRDVGLRINQRASVLNDGQIWIKRVIAEMGGKDTIVVDKEADLELAAQSIVKSAFGFSGQKCSACSRAVIVEDVYDQVVNRVEELTNALTVGDPTDFSNFMATVIDQAAFNKITEYIEIGKGEGRLVAGGTADDTVGYFVQPTVFADVEPSARIMKEEIFGPVVAIAKAKDFDHAIEIANDTEYGLTGAVITTNRVNLEKAREEFHVGNLYFNRGCTGAIVGYQPFGGFNMSGTDSKAGGPDYLQLHMQAKTTSEML
- a CDS encoding S-layer homology domain-containing protein, which codes for MKKLSIFMLLMMLVSLVIWQPQSVYADELSGHMHESGLRYLIQKDALLKDANGSYRPNATVTRGEFATYIAKALDLDAKNEITFTDVSDTYLFANEIKLAATAGIITGYTDGSFKPDDRISREHMAVMLIRAVDYLKIPKGTSSITFKDNTTIFKDFRQDVAIGAQLGLIKGSSNGMFLPRDNATIGEASTFILRLILLADQVDAGKNENNGNSENNGNTNNNENNNNTGNNGNTTAYIVKEISNGNLVDKQTFTSFEAAEKAMTNNSLVITQNNKIIKMTSGYVVTNNYVALNSETIKDQIAVAGNTEMEYLGSDATQVKVRLAGHTGYLKQADVNLIPSTLVKGRSYYTNEYGEIKHTLYDYKTNKYSASYVYGKAPSFMKQGEKYFSWDGINFTNADGSSKGEAYNYYQFLPARATTQYTVEELDQYIVEKLAEVESSGASIYKNATTKSKLLGLGSVLKDVEANSHINAMLILSLAQHESAYGMSDHAQNLNNLFGLYVYDTNPLNKKFDSVEANINELVEKFLQPNYITPGGRYTNGAVVGSKAIGFNVKYASDPFWGAKVAGHYYRAEKALGFKDANNPYKIALTTTAGLNVRADASTSQSPLFTFSKSNMPVIVTDTSSNGWYQVVSDKLNTEPGYISKDYIKFINTVK